The following are encoded together in the Malaya genurostris strain Urasoe2022 chromosome 3, Malgen_1.1, whole genome shotgun sequence genome:
- the LOC131437455 gene encoding spondin-2, producing the protein MKRSKRVSLQLLLSVLLLPLLMDSAVEGAVFQSESCHSDALVFYRIRLVTNWSKELFPKHYPEFRPPPQWSMTYGQSHSAAFHLFQLNEPASESVKIFVESGHAHALEEELTDRNAAIYDEFHLHKIPKGLGVSEATFFVDGHHNKVSFITKIIPSPDWFIGLDSYNLCSGGKWIKNVTIDLNPLDAGTNNGLTFTSPKWPTNPPNVIETITARYPKHLASSFFYPEIKHLPTIAQVTFTKIREYRSTKSLPRKVKKFKSKQRSKLLKKLAQANRKLENETDEQINDCRVDSWSRWSPCSQSCGLGKRTRTRVIVSPAKDQGKECPHLMETQWCGSARECTVSENYFRW; encoded by the exons ATGAAGAGATCGAAACGAGTCTCTTTGCAATTGCTGCTGTCAGTACTGTTACTTCCTTTACTAATGGATTCCGCCGTTGAAGGGGCGGTTTTTCAAAGTGAAAGCTGCCACTCGGATGCTTTGGTCTTCTACCGGATCCGATTGGTGACGAACTGGAGCAAGGAACTCTTCCCGAAGCATTATCCCGAGTTCCGGCCCCCTCCGCAGTGGAGTATGACTTATG GCCAATCTCACAGTGCTGCTTTCCACCTGTTCCAATTGAACGAACCGGCATCCGAATCGGTAAAAATCTTTGTCGAAAGCGGCCACGCGCATGCCTTGGAGGAAGAGCTGACCGATAGAAATGCTGCAATATATGATGAGTTCCATCTGCACAAAATTCCCAAGGGACTTGGTGTCAGTGAAGCTACATTCTTCGTTGATGGTCACCACAATAAGGTTTCATTTATCACCAAAATTATCCCATCACCAGATTGGTTTATTGGTTTGGATTCGTATAAT TTGTGCTCAGGGGGGAAATGGATCAAAAACGTGACCATTGATTTGAACCCTCTTGATGCTGGTACTAACAATGGATTGACTTTCACTTCGCCCAAGTGGCCAACGAATCCGCCGAATGTCATTGAAACTATTACGGCCAGATACCCGAAACATTTAGCTAGCAGTTTCTTCTACCCCGAGATCAAGCATCTACCGACCATTGCTCAAGTGACATTTACGAAG ATCCGTGAGTATCGCAGCACGAAAAGTCTACCCAGGAAGGTGAagaaattcaaatcaaagcagcGATCGAAACTGCTAAAGAAACTGGCTCAAGCCAACCGGAAGCTGGAAAATGAAACCGATGAGCAGATCAACGACTGTCGTGTTGACAGCTGGTCTCGCTGGAGTCCATGTAGTCAATCCTGTGGACTGGGAAAAAGAACCCGTACTCGGGTCATCGTAAGCCCGGCGAAAGATCAAGGCAAAGAGTGTCCGCATCTGATGGAGACGCAATGGTGTGGATCGGCCCGGGAGTGTACTGTTAGTGAGAACTATTTCCGGTGGTAA